A portion of the Meriones unguiculatus strain TT.TT164.6M chromosome 14, Bangor_MerUng_6.1, whole genome shotgun sequence genome contains these proteins:
- the LOC132647273 gene encoding collagen alpha-1(II) chain-like — protein sequence MLTPPSRDLQDRFGDQSQCAGGAGGATRGPGPADSSGRAGAGSPAQGDPGVHPPTRSDLTLPRSGSAAAAWRAQEPAGAGPGWGTAGAGLAPGAALAGLAQLTRRRAAPGRGGGGGAGAESHLCLQLCRSPTGPGRELLLRRRCLRCPGDRGPRGGPGGRSSGSRRPAPPRAPRPARPLRLLPSRWALGSRLPGSARLAGYFPGCGGKSCGSTEPRPAPPRRVLAPAPVSPGEGAKSGRSFTPAEDWGPRSISRRRSEVAK from the coding sequence ATGCTGACGCCACCTTCCCGGGACCTGCAAGACCGGTTTGGGGACCAGAGTCAGTGCGCTGGGGGCGCGGGTGGGGCTACCCGGGGTCCCGGACCAGCAGACAGCTCGGGAAGGGCAGGCGCTGGCAGCCCCGCACAGGGCGATCCCGGGGTCCACCCTCCCACGAGGAGCGACCTCACACTTCCCCGGAGCGGCAGCGCGGCTGCTGCGTGGCGGGCGCAGGAGCCCGCGGGGGCCGGGCCGGGCTGGGGGACCGCAGGTGCGGGTCTGGCTCCGGGCGCGGCGCTGGCCGGACTCGCTCAACTAACTCGGCGGCGAGCGGCGCCGGGCcgtggtgggggcgggggggcggGGGCCGAGTCTCACCTGTGCCTGCAGCTCTGCCGGAGCCCGACGGGGCCGGGGCGCGAGCTCCTCCTCCGCCGCCGCTGCCTCCGCTGCCCGGGCGACCGGGGGCCGCGCGGGGGCCCTGGGGGGAGGAGCAGTGGGTcccgccgccccgccccgccccgcgccccCCGCCCCGCGCGCCCCCtccgcctcctcccctcccgctgGGCGCTGGGCTCCCGGCTCCCGGGCTCCGCTCGCCTCGCAGGGTATTTTCCAGGCTGCGGAGGTAAGAGCTGCGGGAGCACcgagccccgccccgccccgccccgccgggTCCTAGCGCCCGCCCCCGTGAGCCCCGGGGAAGGGGCGAAGTCCGGGAGGAGCTTCACACCAGCAGAGGACTGGGGACCGAGGAGCATTAGCCGGCGGCGTAGCGAAGTAGCAAAGTAG
- the Stard10 gene encoding START domain-containing protein 10, with protein MEKPAASTEPQGPRPALGRESVQVPDDQDFRSFRSECEAEVGWNLTYSKAGVSVWVQAVEMDRPLHKIKCRMECCDVPAETLYDVLHDIEYRKKWDSNVIETFDIARLTVNADVGYYSWRCPKPLKNRDVITLRSWLPMGADYIIMNYSVKHPKYPPRKDLVRAVSIQTGYLIQSTGPKSCVITYLAQVDPKGSLPKWVVNKSSQFLAPKAMKKMYKACIKYPEWKQKHQPHFKPWLHPEQSPLPSLALSELSVQHADSLENIDESAVTESREERAGGAGGEGSDDDTSLT; from the exons ATGGAGAAGCCAGCTGCCTCAACAGAACCCCAAGGGCCTCGGCCCGCCTTGGGCCGCGAAAGTGTCCAAGTGCCAGATGATCAGGACTTCCGCAGCTTCCGGTCAGAGTGTGAGGCCGAGGTGGGCTGGAACCTGACCTACAGCAAGGCCGGCGTGTCTGTGTGGGTGCAGGCTGTGGAGATGGATCGGCCTCTGCACAAGATCAAG TGCAGGATGGAGTGCTGCGATGTGCCTGCAGAGACGCTCTACGATGTCCTACATGACATAGAATACCGGAAGAAGTGGGACAGTAACGTCATCGAGACCTTCGACATCGCCCGCCTGACTGTCAATGCCGACGTAGGATATTACTCTT GGAGGTGTCCCAAGCCCCTGAAGAACCGTGATGTCATCACCCTCCGCTCCTGGCTCCCCATGGGCGCTGATTACATCATTATGAACTACTCGGTGAAGCATCCT AAATACCCACCTCGGAAAGACTTGGTCCGAGCTGTGTCCATCCAGACCGGCTACCTCATCCAGAGCACGGGGCCCAAGAGCTGCGTCATTACCTACCTGGCCCAAGTGGACCCCAAAG GCTCCTTACCCAAGTGGGTGGTGAATAAGTCATCTCAGTTCCTGGCTCCCAAG GCCATGAAGAAGATGTACAAGGCCTGCATCAAGTACCCTGAATGGAAGCAGAAACACCAGCCACATTTCAAGCCGTGGCTGCACCCGGAGCAGAGCCCATTGCCCAGCCTGGCACTATCGGAGCTGTCAGTGCAGCACGCGGACTCACTGGAGAACATTGACGAGAGCGCAGTGACTGAGAGCCGTGAGGAGCGAGCAGGCGGTGCAGGTGGAGAGGGCAGCGATGATGACACCTCGCTCACCTGA